The following coding sequences are from one Nicotiana tabacum cultivar K326 chromosome 1, ASM71507v2, whole genome shotgun sequence window:
- the LOC107769636 gene encoding protein BRANCHLESS TRICHOME-like: MMMIRNQENPRNKSFGISDDHIIPTSICPTWKLYENPFYNSQKQRHNPTIPHQEETNHTLFKSHNNKQIHRLNLPISARKIAASFWDLTFIRPFMDSELEMSRAQIAELKAKLEHERKARRKLESMNKKIARELSEERKGREALERVCEELANHISLDRAEISRLRKETEEERKMLRMAEVMREERVQMKLNDAKFLLEEKLLELEETKKMLPSNAKTEAKIQQDMNHNISSAACDQETKKRCEIVDQKSICNSTSQGNSASFNYQVTIHRRNQSPEPENPHIKRGIKGFVEFPKVVRAISSKSRHWGTKLECQKAQLRILLKQKCPIRSNGLMTS, encoded by the coding sequence atgatgatgatcaGAAACCAAGAAAATCCCAGAAATAAGTCCTTTGGTATCTCAGATGATCACATTATCCCTACTTCTATATGTCCAACCTGGAAACTGTACGAGAACCCTTTCTATAATTCACAAAAGCAACGTCACAACCCCACAATTCCACATCAAGAAGAAACCAACCACACTCTATTCAAAAGTCATAACAATAAGCAAATTCATCGACTAAACCTCCCCATATCTGCTAGGAAAATTGCAGCATCTTTTTGGGATCTTACCTTTATTAGACCTTTCATGGATTCGGAGCTTGAAATGTCTCGAGCCCAAATCGCTGAATTGAAGGCTAAGTTAGAACATGAGCGAAAGGCACGTAGAAAGTTGGAATCAATGAACAAGAAGATTGCAAGAGAGTTGTCTGAAGAGAGAAAAGGGAGAGAAGCATTGGAGCGAGTCTGTGAAGAACTTGCCAATCATATATCGTTGGATAGAGCAGAGATCAGTCGATTGAGGAAAGAAACGGAAGAAGAGAGGAAAATGCTAAGAATGGCTGAGGTTATGAGAGAGGAACGAGTCCAAATGAAGCTTAATGATGCTAAATTTTTATTAGAAGAGAAGTTGTTAGAATTGGAAGAAACTAAAAAAATGTTGCCATCTAATGCCAAGACTGAAGCCAAAATTCAACAAGACATGAACCATAACATCTCATCAGCTGCATGTGATCAAGAAACAAAGAAAAGGTGTGAAATAGTTGATCAGAAGTCCATTTGCAATAGTACAAGTCAGGGAAACAGTGCTTCTTTTAATTACCAAGTGACAATTCATAGAAGAAACCAATCACCAGAACCTGAAAATCCACATATCAAACGAGGGATCAAAGGATTTGTCGAATTTCCAAAGGTTGTCCGAGCCATTAGTTCTAAGAGCAGACATTGGGGTACAAAATTGGAGTGTCAAAAGGCTCAGCTAAGGATATTACTGAAACAGAAGTGTCCTATTCGATCCAATGGTCTAATGACAAGCTAA